In one window of Candidatus Rubrimentiphilum sp. DNA:
- a CDS encoding cobyrinate a,c-diamide synthase yields the protein MKDKLVVAAAGTGEGKTLVGLALAALLARRGIPVQPFKIGPDYIDARLYENVCGRAARNVDLWLDGAERVRSHVGATAGSVALLEGMMGLFDGDTMGDTSTAHVAALLDAPVLLVIDLWRMSQSAAAIALGCSQMLPRVHIAGVILNRVGGAAHESAVRRAFTAIGVPVVAVLPNRIEWKIPERHLGLDLERVQGVATIAEDVADVLADQIDPVFFPQPREQVPGPGERLTTRRGPSPRIAVADDSALWFTYPETIEALEHAGAQIARFSVLRDSNLPAGAHGLWLGGGYPESHVGELAANEAMRRSIASAIDAGLPVYAECGGMMYLAGELETHDGVFPMCGALRGRTSIAQPRLHIGYRRAQALHDSVCDERGDDLKAYEFHYASESLSEEAAYSLEDSRTGAWRPHVLASFLHRHFLAGDAAVERFVAQCA from the coding sequence TTGAAAGACAAACTAGTCGTCGCGGCGGCCGGCACCGGTGAGGGGAAAACCCTCGTAGGTTTGGCTCTTGCCGCGCTGCTCGCGCGCCGCGGAATTCCGGTGCAGCCGTTCAAGATCGGGCCTGATTACATCGACGCGCGGCTCTATGAGAACGTCTGCGGCCGGGCGGCCCGCAATGTCGATCTCTGGCTGGACGGAGCAGAACGCGTCCGCTCGCACGTCGGCGCAACCGCGGGATCCGTGGCGTTGCTCGAAGGCATGATGGGACTTTTCGATGGCGACACCATGGGCGACACATCGACCGCGCACGTGGCCGCATTGCTGGACGCACCCGTTTTACTCGTTATCGATCTGTGGCGCATGTCGCAAAGCGCTGCCGCGATCGCACTTGGCTGCTCGCAGATGCTGCCACGAGTACACATCGCGGGCGTTATTTTGAATCGCGTAGGCGGAGCCGCGCATGAGAGCGCGGTACGCCGCGCCTTTACAGCGATCGGTGTTCCGGTAGTCGCCGTGCTTCCGAATCGCATTGAGTGGAAGATACCGGAGCGCCATCTCGGGCTCGATCTCGAACGCGTGCAAGGTGTTGCAACGATCGCGGAGGACGTAGCGGATGTTTTGGCAGATCAGATCGATCCAGTGTTCTTTCCCCAACCGCGCGAGCAGGTGCCCGGCCCGGGCGAACGATTGACAACACGTCGCGGTCCGTCGCCGCGCATCGCCGTCGCGGACGATTCGGCGCTCTGGTTCACCTATCCCGAGACGATCGAAGCGCTCGAGCACGCGGGCGCGCAGATCGCGCGCTTCTCCGTGTTACGAGACAGCAATCTCCCAGCCGGCGCCCATGGACTATGGCTGGGCGGCGGTTATCCCGAGTCCCACGTTGGGGAGCTTGCCGCAAACGAAGCGATGCGCCGCAGCATAGCATCAGCGATTGATGCGGGCTTGCCCGTCTATGCCGAATGCGGCGGCATGATGTATCTCGCCGGCGAGTTGGAGACGCACGACGGCGTCTTTCCGATGTGCGGCGCCTTGCGAGGGCGTACGAGCATCGCGCAGCCTCGTTTGCACATCGGCTACCGGCGCGCGCAGGCGCTGCACGATTCTGTTTGCGACGAACGGGGCGACGATCTGAAGGCCTATGAATTTCATTACGCGAGCGAATCTCTTTCGGAAGAGGCGGCCTACTCGCTGGAGGATTCGCGTACCGGCGCGTGGCGTCCGCACGTGCTGGCAAGCTTCTTGCACCGCCACTTCCTAGCCGGGGACGCCGCAGTCGAGCGGTTTGTGGCGCAATGCGCTTGA
- a CDS encoding TonB-dependent receptor, whose protein sequence is MFWFFLVITIGSAGQPSPSPSPSALPEIAHVYTSDRTDETLKNAARTTYIVTRADIDRNGYRTVGQALQSLPAFELSPYGAIGSSAQYGIRGSNSAQILVLVDGLPAPGSFANSVEIQTMPTTGVDRIEVVEGGGSTLYGTGAIGGIVNVITQRSSGYGATLRAGSFGDRSAEIRSDHIQFSRIVARNDFTLPDGTTRPDSDYEASALHANFDFPVGSFDAALRAGISSDRVGAPGPDAFLSTTSRETDLNSGANLTLTRKSAQAQTTFQFGGTTQRITFACNTNDPNCFQSVESLNTEGRVDFGARNVVSGADEQLLYGIDLSRGSVRSDAGGLFSTNSLAQAAAYVQQTVSGRWGSAYAGLRAERDGALGGELSPSAGFDIHLSNEASLKGNVATAFRAPNATELYFPFFGNPDLKPERAKVADLTIVDSHVLGGASLTWFENRTNELIVTELIDPVNFIFAPENVDHALIEGLTLDVKTAPLHGFTAALNITDLFRAADLDAQSRLPDDPVFTANLRLDYAGSGFVHGFGAAIHSAGRRGLVNLLQPIFDQPVAYTNTDAYLSLRAAPHVLFTLRGFDLGNERYGAVNSFPMPGRTFAFELSSY, encoded by the coding sequence ATGTTCTGGTTTTTCCTTGTCATCACGATCGGCAGCGCCGGTCAGCCTTCACCATCGCCGTCGCCATCGGCGCTTCCGGAGATCGCCCACGTGTATACGAGCGATCGCACCGATGAAACGCTGAAAAATGCAGCTCGCACGACGTACATCGTCACGCGAGCGGATATCGATCGCAACGGCTATCGCACCGTCGGTCAGGCGCTTCAAAGCCTGCCGGCCTTCGAGCTTTCACCGTACGGCGCGATCGGGTCGTCGGCACAATACGGGATCCGCGGCAGCAACAGCGCGCAGATTCTCGTGCTGGTCGACGGCTTGCCGGCGCCCGGATCGTTTGCAAATAGTGTAGAGATTCAAACGATGCCCACCACCGGCGTCGATCGCATCGAGGTGGTTGAAGGCGGCGGCTCCACGCTGTACGGTACCGGCGCAATCGGCGGAATAGTGAATGTCATCACCCAGCGCAGCTCGGGATACGGTGCGACGCTGCGCGCCGGATCGTTCGGCGACCGTTCGGCCGAAATCCGCAGCGACCACATCCAATTCTCACGGATCGTTGCGCGCAACGACTTCACGCTGCCGGACGGGACGACCAGGCCCGACAGTGACTATGAAGCTTCCGCACTGCACGCGAATTTTGATTTTCCCGTTGGAAGCTTTGATGCCGCCTTGCGAGCGGGCATTTCAAGCGATCGCGTCGGCGCCCCAGGGCCGGATGCTTTTCTTTCCACGACGTCGCGCGAAACCGACTTAAACTCAGGCGCGAACCTGACTTTGACGCGCAAGAGTGCTCAAGCCCAAACGACATTTCAGTTCGGCGGCACGACACAGCGCATTACGTTTGCCTGCAACACAAACGATCCGAACTGCTTTCAATCCGTTGAATCTTTGAACACCGAAGGGCGCGTCGATTTCGGCGCGAGAAACGTCGTGAGCGGCGCGGACGAACAGCTGCTCTACGGAATAGATCTCTCGCGCGGTTCCGTGCGTTCCGATGCGGGCGGCCTTTTCTCAACGAACTCCCTGGCGCAAGCCGCTGCGTACGTGCAGCAAACGGTCTCCGGTCGCTGGGGAAGCGCCTACGCCGGACTGCGCGCCGAACGCGACGGCGCGTTGGGTGGAGAGCTCTCTCCCTCGGCCGGGTTCGATATTCACCTCTCGAACGAAGCCTCGCTCAAAGGCAACGTCGCGACGGCGTTTCGCGCGCCGAACGCGACCGAGCTGTACTTTCCGTTCTTCGGAAATCCCGACCTTAAGCCCGAACGTGCCAAGGTTGCGGACTTGACGATCGTGGATTCGCACGTGCTAGGCGGCGCCTCGCTGACCTGGTTTGAGAATCGCACGAATGAGTTGATCGTCACGGAGCTGATCGATCCGGTGAACTTTATATTCGCGCCGGAAAACGTCGACCACGCGCTGATCGAAGGACTAACGCTCGACGTAAAGACTGCACCGCTGCATGGTTTCACAGCAGCGTTGAACATCACCGACCTGTTTCGTGCGGCAGATCTCGACGCGCAGAGCAGGCTGCCCGACGATCCGGTGTTCACGGCCAACCTGCGCTTGGACTACGCCGGCAGCGGATTCGTTCACGGTTTCGGCGCGGCGATCCATTCGGCAGGGCGGCGCGGTTTGGTGAACCTTCTGCAGCCAATCTTCGATCAGCCCGTGGCGTATACGAACACCGATGCGTATCTTTCGCTGCGCGCGGC